From the genome of Labrus bergylta chromosome 12, fLabBer1.1, whole genome shotgun sequence, one region includes:
- the LOC109982849 gene encoding glutathione S-transferase Mu 3, translating to MTMILAYWDIRGLAQPARLLLEYTGTKYEDKFFCCGEAPDYDKSCWFDGKHKLGLDFPNLPYLLDGDRKIVQSNAIMRYIARKHDMCGKSEDEKIRVDIMENQSMDFRNGFVMMCYTDFDGKKQGYFEKLLGTLKQFSDFLGERKWFAGDDITFVDFIMYELLDQHRMCFPSCLDKFDNLKGLMERFEKLEKVDAYMKSSRFIKTPVNNKMAKWGNKKECSQV from the exons ATGACAATGATACTGGCGTACTGGGACATACGTGGG CTTGCACAGCCTGCCCGCCTGCTGCTGGAGTACACAGGCACCAAGTATGAGGACAAGTTTTTCTGCTGTGGTGAAG CTCCCGACTATGACAAGAGCTGCTGGTTTGATGGAAAACATAAACTGGGACTGGACTTTCCTAAT CTGCCCTACTTGTTGGATGGAGACAGGAAGATAGTCCAGAGCAATGCCATCATGCGATACATTGCTCGTAAGCACGATATGT GTGGAAAGTCGGAGGATGAGAAAATCCGTGTGGACATCATGGAGAACCAGTCAATGGACTTCAGAAACGGCTTTGTGATGATGTGCTACACGGATTTT GATGGAAAAAAGCAAGGGTATTTTGAGAAGCTGTTGGGCACGCTGAAGCAGTTCTCGGACTTCTTGGGAGAAAGGAAGTGGTTTGCAGGTGACGAT aTCACTTTTGTGGACTTCATCATGTATGAGCTGCTGGATCAACACAGGATGTGCTTCCCTTCATGCCTGGATAAGTTCGACAACCTGAAAGGTCTTATGGAGCGTTTTGAG AAACTGGAGAAGGTCGATGCCTACATGAAGTCAAGCAGATTCATTAAGACTCCTGTGAACAACAAGATGGCCAAGTGGGGGAACAAGAAAGAATGTTCTCAAGTTTGA